In Suricata suricatta isolate VVHF042 chromosome X, meerkat_22Aug2017_6uvM2_HiC, whole genome shotgun sequence, the DNA window TGTAACTGAGTTCACATTGAACTAGAGAGGTCAAAAGCCTGGAATAGTGAGACTTgactgtccctctcctcctctaaACTTCAGCCTTGCCCTTCAACCACCGGTGAAGTACTACACAAATGGAATAAACTTCCCCTCACTATGTGCACTACTTTCTTCCATGAGACTGATAAATTCCATCTAGAAAACTGCCCCCATCTACCTCGAAATCTCCAGATTTCGTTCAGAGCTCTTTCTAGATGCACTGTGCTGTGAGCTATAGAATTCCCTAACTTTCTAATCTGGTTTTCCCCTTCAAGGGTATTTGCTAACTTCTTCACACCACTACATCCCAACTCATCTCTTTAAAGACTTCTGGGATTAAAAGTACCAACAAGCTGTTGGATTAATATAGCCATACCAAGCCCACAGCCTAAAAACAAGAAGGGACACCCTTGTTGGTAAAGATGGAACCAAAACTTCAGTCCCTCTATGTGAGGTGAGAAAGCCTCTTTGTATAAGTAACTTATTCCTAACAAAGGTAAAAGGTGTTACTGTACCTGCCTCAAACAGGTGTAAGTTTTATGACATTGTACAAAATCAGTAACAAGTAACACTTTCAAATCATGCAGGTCTACTCTAAAGTGTGCATTTTGTGTTTATTCCTTGAAGGAATAAGGTCACCATTGCTATaagatatggagaaataaaagaaatctggaaTTAGTCTTACAATGTTACATGCAGAGGATTGTTAAAGGCTTCAGATAAAAGTCCTGGCAAATCAACATTCCTTTGAGGCAAATCAAGTCCCTCTTGAAGACGCCTAAGATGACACCAAGAACATCTGGCTAGCAGACAAACAGGAAAAGTGGGTCAATTCCTTGAGGGCAAATAAATTCTCTATCCTTAAGCTTGAGAGTATATTACCCTTTCAAAAGGAGGAGTTTATTAGCAAACAATTTGGAGACCTGACCTGGTGTTATGGTCTCATTTGCATACGCCCAAGATGATTCATAAATTACCAGCTTCATTTACTATCTATTGGCAAGAGcacagaactattttttttattgccagAACCTCAgcaattgttttttgttttttgttcttgttttgttttgttttcttttttattttttccgtCAGGActccagaaacttttttttcatcAAATCACTTGAGTATGATCAGCAGAAGAGTgattgctctgtgtgtgtgcgtgcgtgttctgtttttaatacatttctgAAGGAAAGGCATGCATgaatataagaaacaagaaacatAATCAAACTCCTTTAGAAATATACCAAATACACAACAGcaaaatacaccaaaatattttaacacactACAGTAGTTCTCTAAATTTCTCAAGCATCTGATGGAATCTCCATCCAACTGCTGTTCCTTACCCTCAACCACCCCGACACCCCCGACACTAGAGTTTCTGAATTTGCAGTTATGTGGTAAGAcccaagaatttgtatttctcagaagtttcttggggcgcctgggtggctcagtcggttaagcctctgacttcagctcaggtcagatctcatgttcgtgggttcgagccccgcgtcaggctctgtgctgacagctagctcagagcctggagcctgcttccggttctgtgtctccttctctctctccccctccccctctcatgctctgtctctctctgtatcaaaaataaacaaaatatttaaaaaattaaaaaaaaagaagtttctcaaTGATCCTGATGCTGCTGGTTTAAGGATTGCACTTAAAATTCACTGCACTAGACTACGGAGAACACAATTCTAgtctaacagaaaaaaatacttatcagCTGGAACTGTGAGATTGAAATGTCTGTATTAGGGTTAGAACAGAGATTCTCCCCAAGTGTTCCTGCTTGAACTCTGATCCTGGATGCCATTTGCCTCTTCAACTTTGGCTAGAGTGGAGTTTTCCTTCCAGAGAAGAAGTGGTAACCAATGAGGCGGTCAAGCAAATGTGTGCAACCAGGAGTCTGTTCCACTTATTCCTCCTGAGGGGACTTCCCTGCCTCTGTGTTAAGAGACTGAaagttcttttcccttttcaacAGCTCTTCAAAAATATCATTGTGCATGTAAAAGAAGATGTACCCGGTGCAAAGCCTAGCCTTCTGCATGACATGCTCTGGGATACTCAATACCTCTAGATCATCGTAAGTGAACCACATTTGACTCTCAAAGTCATAGACATCACTGATATAATGGCCTGAATTTCGGGACTTCCCAAGATGGCTGACAACAGCAATGAGGCGATAGGTATGGAGATCGCTCATCTCAGCATTGCTTTCTAGGTTTGTGGCTTCAGTTTCTGACTTCTCCTCAtctaaaaattctttgttttcagagtttttattgGAACCTGATGCCCCTAGGGATTTCTCACTGGCCTTCTGGATACTTAATTCTGCAGGTCTTCTGAGGTTTTCTCCATACCCCTGGGCATGTGGCTTCTCCAAGGTTCGAGACAGTGTCTGCTGAAGGGTTTCTTCATAGGTTTTCATCCAGTCACCCTGCTGGGTCTCTTCAGTCAGTTTTTGGAATTCTTTTGGAACTCTTTTTTCACGTCTATAAAAATCTTCAGTAGTCTCAGTGCCACTCTTGAAATCTACAAGTATATTAGTTGTCTCATCTTTCTTTCGTTTTAGATTTTCAAACATTTCCTGAAGATAAACTTCTGCAAGATACTTGTCTGGACCACTGGTGGGTTTACCTTCATCTTCCTGGATCTGAGAAAGGGACGTTGCTTCAAGATCCGTCATTAAGTCAGCAGCTGATAGCTCTTTTTTAGTGACTGCTTCCTCTCCTAAGTTTACCAATTCAGACTCCCTTATATTCAGTTTAGGACACTTCCCCAggtcttctttctgttttccctctGACTCTTCACAGAGATTCTGGCTTTTTTGAGGTTCAGATTCTTTGTCCGGTCCAATGTGTGGAATCAGGGAATCATTGGATGCCAAGGTCAGCTTTCTTGAATATGTTGATAGAaagtcattttcagaattcatgCTTTCAAAGACTTTCAGGATTTGGAACTCCCTAGTTAACACATCCTTGCTCACGGGAAAAGGTGGTTCGGTACTTTCACTGCAATAAGGTGATACCGCTAAACACGTGGGAATAAGGACTTTCTGGTTATCCTTCTTTAGCAACCATAACTCACCAAAGATAGAACGTTTCAGATGAACAATAAGAACCCTGGGTAGCCTACTAAATTCGTGCCTCAAAACAGATTTCGTATGCTGACATTTCTCACAAGTATACGCAAGCAGTTCGGAggtgaaatagaaattaaaagcaGAGATAATAGACAAAGGAGGTGACATTCCTTGTGGAAGGTTGATGGAGAGATAATTATTCACTTCGGTCTTGAGAACAGCATTACCACAGCTTTGACAAGTAATAGAGACCAGCAACTCAAACTCAAAATTACTGATGATAGGACAAACGAGCACTCGGGTGGCAGCACTTCCAGCAAAGATCTGTTGAGCTGGATTCTCCGCTTCAGATTCAATTGTAGCCTTCCATATGATGTTTAATTTCTTCATGTTCTCTTTCGTTTGATCTAAACAGTGACTTAAAAACTCATGAGCATCATTTTGTCCGTTGCTGGAGAAAACCTTTGCCATTGATGATACGGTGTTTTTAACATTCACAAGTAATCTCTTCTTGATTTTTATGTCAGGAATATCTCTGAAAACAAACAGCTGTGCTAAACATATGCTAAGAGCATGAAGGGGAATTTTACCCCATGGGAAATCCTTACTGAATAAATCATCAACAAAAGTGGGAATCAAAAATAAGGTCTGTAAAATTGTGTTCATGTAACAGGTGTTTCCCAAGTTGGGGAAGCCTTGCAGGAGTTTCTCTGGGTAAAATTCAAGGGTCGTCTTGAAGCTCTCCCACTCTGACTTAGGTACATTATACTTTTCTGCCAACAGAAATCTCAAATATACTTTCTCAAAAAACTTCAAGAGAAGACTGGAGTCATACAGGTAAAGGTTTCCAATAGAACTGGTGTTGAATAAGTGTTCAAATGTTAACTTCTTACTTTTTAACAATGTTAACCTCAATTGGTTCTTCTTATTGTGGATTACATGCTTCAAGGGATTTTTCTTGGATTTCTCATCTCTTACAGAGCTAGTTTTCTTCAGGAATTTCCCAGCCGCCTTTGAACCAGATGGTAacactcttttcttcttcccatgTCCACTTTCTGGTAAATCATTGCAAGTAAGTGTTGATGACTTTGATGCAGGTGTTCCACTTCCTTCTCCTGTCTCAAAAGATTCACTACTTGGCTCATTATCCACTTCCTGAAAtgaatttttgttgattttattcgGTGTTACTGTGCTGACAATGATCGCTCCATCCTTAACATGTCCCTTGgatggtttattattatttcgACGGACTCTATTCAGGAACATCTTCAACTCTTTAGCCTCTCTGGAAGATAATCTttcaataaacaagaaaacattattttggaaaattacatgcaggttattttggttttctccatAGGATCTAAGCgtcacatttttaatattattgtgTAGTTGAAAAGTTGTATATCCTCCAGTGATGAAATAGACCAGcagtttattattctttcttcccATTGTTCCAATGTATGCTTCTTGGGGCCTAGATATCCCCATCTTAATGCTCCAGAACTGGACAAAACCATGTGCCATTACAGTAGCCATACTTTACAAATACAATACAGGTATCCCTAATTATTGACAATCTTTAAGTTCCAATTTGTTTTGCAAGCTCACTTCTGGAGACAACACCAAAACAATGATTCTTTAGTTCTCCGTAAGAATGGTACTATTTCTAGTGTTGGTTTTATACAAGAGCCTCTTCAGGTTCTGGATGTCCAGCTATTTAGTGATAAAACCAATACCCTTTAAAGAGCTGTCCATAGTCACCATGAGGGCAGAATCTTGATTTCCACGGCAAGGCagctactggaaaaaaaatcaagaaaaatcatttaagcTATCAGAGAAATGCTTGGATAGAACTCAAATTTTACTCCCATACACTAAATCTCCTTTCCACTACAATACTAGATTCCATTCTGATTAATTTCCCCACTTCAAATGAAATCATTAAACACTTGGAAGACTTTCAGTAAATAGCTGAAGAGCATAATGAATAGTGTCTCAAGTGTATGCATATAATGTGCTAATTCCTCCTGTCATAGAATGACCCCACAGGGCGACCATGAGAAGTGAATAAGAGAGTGGAGGCACTAGGCGGCCCTCAAACCAATAACCTATGAATAGCTCTTAATGCCCAGAAATCTAGAGGACTTTGTACACAGGCTACTAAGTGTAAATCAATCTACCTCTTTCCAAATCCAGTTATGTGTGAAGTCCATACATTCTACCCTATGTGGGAGGTCTAACCTATCACTGCTTAAAGCAGATATCAAAGAATTGGCTATCTCCAGCCCCAACAAGCCAAGATGACCTGGTATACTCTAAAAAATCCCTATTCTTCCATTAAGTGTGGGGTAATTGAAAATTTAAAGCCATGCTGAACGCGAACATAAAAAACTCACTGCAATTTTGAAAGTTCGCGAAACAATGACTGAGACCAAGTTCAAGACTGTGTTTACTATGCTTTACTACTGAACAAGCAAATGCAAGTAGTATAAACAATTTACAAGAAACAAGATATgacgtaaaaaaaaattaaaaaaagaaacaggatctGATGAAAGGAACGTTTCCCATTGGCTCCAGTGTTGGCTTCACTGTTCTTTTGGAGGCATGCCCAAAGTTTCAGGGTTGGTATAATccatgaagaatgaatgaagaatgcCCCGGgttaaaaaaacttaagaaaccaATAGTCTGGTGTCCTTTTGGTCATTATACCAAAGGTAAAACCAAGTCAGCATTAAGGGTCTGTTATTAACACACATAAATTTCTTACTAAGTCCCAATTAAcaatttttacttctatttcttaATGCATCAGTATATGGCCCAGAGAAAAACTGGTAATGCTCAACATGGATGAATTATGCACTAAACACCACCGTCTTCTGGACTGTTAGTCCTGCTTTCCTCATACTTGCAATTATGTTCATATTCACCTGTCTAATTACCAGTAGATTCTCTAGGTCAGTGTGCTGAGGAGAACTGTCATGAGGCCTTGCAGTATAACAGGACCACCAATACAGGCAATGGGAAAATCACATGCAACAAAACTTCTAGTAGGCTTTCTGTTGTATACTCTGTTTTCCAGAAAATACTATCTAAACACCTTTAGGACATAAATCTAGCCATCCATGGACAAATACAAGGTATTTTCATCCAAGGTTAAATATGGACAAGTGAGTGTGAGATCTGTTTGTGCTCCAAACTACAGAGAAAATAAGACTATAGAGTAGCCATGTTTATAATCACAGTCTAACCATGTCCTTCTGATTGGCTAGAATTGCTTCCACACTTCCTCCAATTAACTACCTCTTGCAACTGACATGAAATGCCTTACATTTACTTCACACAAGTTAAATTAGGtcaatttcttgaaataaaccCATTCCTCTACTCCCCAAGTGCCTCGCTTACTAAACCACATGTGAGATATGCATTTCAAAAAGTTACATGTACCAAATGGTCTGACTCAGACCACTTTTGGCTTGAGAACTTCACAGCCATCCATTCTGAACTTCAGTCCAAGAACTCCCCAAACAAGTTCTCAGGTTTTACAAACACATCACTCATGAAATAATCTTAGCTCTTTTTAATTAGTTTCACAAAGTTATAAATCCTATAACCccaattctttacatatttacaCTTCCAAGTACATACTGCCTACTTTGGGATAAGCCAGATATCCCTGGAGATTTTTGCTCAGTACTCTGTAGGGTCCCTAACATTACCCTAGCAGAAGGTAAATAAAAGGAGACAGTCAGACAGCAAATTACTGATGTAAGGAAAGAGAAGTTCCCATCGGGTTGTGAGGAACACCACCAGGATGGTGCACAAAGATCTCCACAACCTCCATGGAAGAAATCACAGTAGAACTGAAAACTTAACCTACCACACCAAGTGCTCTAAAATAAGACAGcaaaatatcaatttaaaaaagccCCACCATGGATAATTCTGCTCTTCATCCTGTATCAACTACAAATGGTCAAAATATACAGCCAAATGtcccagcttttaaaaaatgtctcgaACATCCTATGTGAACATTCACTAAGCTTACATAAGAGCTTGTGTTCAAGGCAAGG includes these proteins:
- the USP26 gene encoding ubiquitin carboxyl-terminal hydrolase 26, which produces MATVMAHGFVQFWSIKMGISRPQEAYIGTMGRKNNKLLVYFITGGYTTFQLHNNIKNVTLRSYGENQNNLHVIFQNNVFLFIERLSSREAKELKMFLNRVRRNNNKPSKGHVKDGAIIVSTVTPNKINKNSFQEVDNEPSSESFETGEGSGTPASKSSTLTCNDLPESGHGKKKRVLPSGSKAAGKFLKKTSSVRDEKSKKNPLKHVIHNKKNQLRLTLLKSKKLTFEHLFNTSSIGNLYLYDSSLLLKFFEKVYLRFLLAEKYNVPKSEWESFKTTLEFYPEKLLQGFPNLGNTCYMNTILQTLFLIPTFVDDLFSKDFPWGKIPLHALSICLAQLFVFRDIPDIKIKKRLLVNVKNTVSSMAKVFSSNGQNDAHEFLSHCLDQTKENMKKLNIIWKATIESEAENPAQQIFAGSAATRVLVCPIISNFEFELLVSITCQSCGNAVLKTEVNNYLSINLPQGMSPPLSIISAFNFYFTSELLAYTCEKCQHTKSVLRHEFSRLPRVLIVHLKRSIFGELWLLKKDNQKVLIPTCLAVSPYCSESTEPPFPVSKDVLTREFQILKVFESMNSENDFLSTYSRKLTLASNDSLIPHIGPDKESEPQKSQNLCEESEGKQKEDLGKCPKLNIRESELVNLGEEAVTKKELSAADLMTDLEATSLSQIQEDEGKPTSGPDKYLAEVYLQEMFENLKRKKDETTNILVDFKSGTETTEDFYRREKRVPKEFQKLTEETQQGDWMKTYEETLQQTLSRTLEKPHAQGYGENLRRPAELSIQKASEKSLGASGSNKNSENKEFLDEEKSETEATNLESNAEMSDLHTYRLIAVVSHLGKSRNSGHYISDVYDFESQMWFTYDDLEVLSIPEHVMQKARLCTGYIFFYMHNDIFEELLKREKNFQSLNTEAGKSPQEE